In one Hymenobacter sp. DG25B genomic region, the following are encoded:
- a CDS encoding alpha/beta fold hydrolase — protein sequence MSIPTTAQPLTVPLPDGRRLGLTRYGNPAHPAVIFHHGYASSGLSVPACAELLAELGLQVLAPDRPGAGQSDVDENLTLASFAADVVYAVEALRVPGRLGVTGWSAGGLHALALAALYPARVGPLHLLSTILPFGDPAAYQDFTVGWKAVRYANEYLPTLGKLAFAEISEKWHTDPEATIDEFLKLIFGPPEQVVGFQPTNRALLRDAAVQGFKHEGQGVYFDSRAICQPLSFSLSAITAPTTIWHGTADTIWPPESLHYLTERIPHTHINMLPGEGHMLYLKHWEEILRQICAQMQ from the coding sequence ATGTCCATCCCAACCACCGCACAGCCACTTACCGTTCCCTTACCAGACGGCCGCCGGCTGGGCCTTACGCGTTATGGCAACCCTGCGCATCCGGCTGTTATTTTCCACCATGGCTACGCCTCCTCGGGGCTGTCGGTGCCGGCGTGTGCGGAGCTGCTGGCGGAATTGGGTTTGCAGGTGCTGGCCCCGGACCGGCCGGGGGCGGGCCAGTCGGATGTGGATGAGAACCTGACGCTGGCTTCGTTCGCGGCCGATGTGGTGTATGCGGTGGAGGCGTTGCGGGTGCCGGGGCGGCTGGGGGTTACGGGCTGGTCGGCGGGTGGGCTGCACGCGCTGGCGCTGGCCGCGCTGTATCCCGCGCGGGTAGGCCCGCTGCATCTGCTGAGCACCATCCTGCCCTTCGGCGACCCGGCGGCTTACCAGGACTTCACGGTGGGCTGGAAGGCTGTGCGCTACGCCAATGAATACCTGCCCACGCTGGGCAAGCTGGCCTTCGCCGAAATCAGCGAGAAGTGGCACACCGACCCTGAAGCTACCATTGACGAATTTCTAAAGCTCATCTTCGGCCCGCCGGAACAGGTAGTGGGGTTTCAACCAACCAACCGCGCCCTGCTGCGCGACGCCGCCGTGCAGGGTTTCAAACACGAGGGTCAGGGCGTTTATTTCGATAGTCGGGCCATCTGCCAGCCTCTCTCCTTTTCCCTATCGGCCATTACCGCTCCCACTACCATCTGGCACGGCACCGCCGACACCATCTGGCCCCCGGAAAGCCTGCATTACCTCACGGAGCGCATCCCGCATACCCACATAAATATGCTACCCGGCGAAGGCCACATGCTGTATCTGAAGCATTGGGAAGAGATTTTGCGGCAGATATGTGCGCAAATGCAGTAG
- a CDS encoding Smr/MutS family protein encodes MNVGDRVRLLTGREEGIITRILDNDLVEVAIDNDFTIPVLRREVVVVAAEEGKAFDRTAPVLKPGQMGKGTKPAAARPVSASAAAPASQGAAQPDQPKAPAPLPAAQKGLYLALTHQAPELLSVQLLNNTEADVLFTCGEERPDRPYRGLVADKLGPKQASKPLAHLHLKDFEQWPAYVLQVLPHQVNGASAFELLTKRVAFKAATFYKSRQQAPLLQREAYLFQLDEKPAAALALPPEKLAEALKQQLSGDAPAKPAAIAPAPEPAKALVAPPHELDLHIEALRPEGAEGLSNTAMLKLQLDVFEDALSRALATNMHEIVFIHGAGNGTLRKEIHKLLSRNRDIKFFEDARKEKFGYGATLVRLK; translated from the coding sequence ATGAACGTAGGAGACAGAGTCCGCCTACTGACCGGCCGCGAAGAGGGCATTATTACCCGCATCCTCGACAACGACCTGGTAGAAGTAGCTATTGATAACGATTTTACCATTCCCGTACTGCGCCGCGAGGTGGTAGTAGTAGCCGCCGAAGAAGGCAAAGCCTTCGACCGCACCGCTCCTGTTCTCAAACCCGGCCAGATGGGAAAAGGCACCAAGCCAGCGGCCGCCCGACCGGTCAGCGCGTCCGCTGCGGCCCCGGCCAGCCAGGGCGCCGCACAGCCCGATCAGCCCAAAGCCCCGGCCCCGCTGCCCGCCGCGCAGAAAGGCCTGTACCTGGCCCTCACCCACCAGGCACCGGAGCTGCTTTCGGTACAGTTGCTCAACAATACCGAGGCCGATGTGCTGTTCACCTGCGGCGAGGAGCGCCCCGACCGCCCTTACCGCGGTCTGGTAGCCGATAAGCTGGGGCCCAAGCAGGCCAGCAAGCCGCTGGCCCACTTGCACCTGAAGGATTTTGAACAGTGGCCCGCCTATGTGCTGCAGGTACTGCCGCACCAGGTAAACGGCGCTTCGGCGTTTGAGCTGCTCACCAAGCGCGTGGCCTTCAAAGCGGCTACATTCTACAAGAGCCGGCAGCAGGCCCCGCTGCTTCAGCGCGAAGCCTACCTGTTTCAGCTGGATGAGAAACCCGCCGCGGCTCTGGCCCTGCCACCCGAAAAACTGGCCGAAGCCTTAAAGCAGCAGCTTTCTGGCGATGCCCCCGCTAAACCGGCCGCCATTGCGCCGGCGCCGGAACCGGCTAAAGCCCTGGTAGCGCCGCCGCACGAGCTGGATCTGCACATTGAGGCCCTGCGCCCCGAGGGAGCCGAAGGCCTCTCCAACACCGCCATGCTCAAGCTGCAGCTGGATGTGTTTGAAGATGCCCTGAGCCGGGCCCTGGCCACCAACATGCACGAAATTGTCTTCATTCACGGCGCCGGCAACGGCACCCTGCGCAAGGAAATCCACAAGCTACTGAGCCGCAACCGCGACATTAAGTTTTTTGAGGATGCCCGCAAAGAGAAGTTCGGCTACGGCGCAACCCTGGTTCGCCTGAAGTAA
- a CDS encoding DUF2279 domain-containing protein: MAWYARTFGFCLLLLTALRGAAQVPLASPDTARTTSAHRLPLLLGAGTAAYAGTLYLLSEGWYTGPRTELHWFNDLPEWKQMDKAGHFWGAFHESRGAVDMLQWSGVPQKKAIWYGSMVGFLLQSPIELLDGRDPQYGASATDLAANFLGSAGVLAQQLAWQDVRFMPKYSFHTTRYAGLRPNVLGQSLAEKHLKDYNGQTYWLCADIRAWLPATSRWPRWLQPALGYGAQQMVYNDADANAALGLHPYRQYYLSLDVDLRRIPTRSKLLRRVFYVASIFHLPAPALEYNKRRGMVLHGLYW, translated from the coding sequence ATGGCGTGGTACGCGCGTACATTCGGATTTTGCCTGCTCCTGCTCACGGCCCTGCGCGGCGCGGCCCAGGTGCCGCTGGCTTCCCCCGATACCGCCCGCACTACTTCCGCCCACCGACTGCCCTTGTTGCTGGGCGCGGGCACGGCTGCCTACGCTGGCACGCTTTATCTGCTGAGCGAAGGGTGGTACACCGGCCCCCGCACTGAATTACACTGGTTTAATGACCTGCCGGAGTGGAAGCAGATGGACAAAGCCGGCCACTTCTGGGGTGCCTTTCACGAAAGCCGCGGCGCTGTGGATATGCTGCAGTGGTCGGGAGTGCCGCAAAAAAAGGCCATCTGGTACGGCAGCATGGTGGGTTTTCTGCTGCAAAGCCCCATTGAGCTGCTGGACGGCCGCGACCCGCAGTATGGCGCTTCCGCTACCGATCTGGCCGCCAATTTTCTGGGCTCGGCGGGGGTACTGGCCCAGCAGCTGGCCTGGCAGGACGTGCGCTTCATGCCCAAGTATTCCTTCCATACCACCCGCTACGCCGGCCTGCGCCCCAACGTATTGGGCCAAAGCCTGGCCGAAAAGCACCTGAAAGACTACAACGGCCAAACCTACTGGCTGTGCGCCGATATCAGAGCCTGGCTGCCCGCCACCAGCCGCTGGCCGCGCTGGCTGCAGCCCGCCCTGGGCTACGGTGCCCAGCAAATGGTGTACAACGATGCGGACGCCAACGCCGCCCTGGGCCTGCACCCCTACCGCCAGTACTACCTTTCCCTGGATGTTGATTTGCGCCGTATTCCCACGCGCAGCAAGCTCCTGCGCCGGGTGTTCTACGTGGCCAGTATTTTTCATCTGCCCGCCCCGGCTTTGGAGTATAACAAGCGGCGCGGCATGGTGCTGCACGGGCTGTACTGGTAG
- a CDS encoding alpha-amylase family glycosyl hydrolase: protein MKSLRLLMLWLVSLATLPVVQAQVVTAQPTFFTATDQVTLTFDATQGTGGLKGYTGDVYIWTGVITDKSTNDSDWKAVVGTSFSAPIAKEKMTRSTTNANLYTITLTPRTYYDKLAATDKILKLAMVFRGANGSPEGKGTGGKDILVDVAQTSALSVRLTSPTTGQFVTKNSSVSVSGTASAASTLTLTLNGTQVDQKTSATTLTKDVTLTQEGSNVLKLTATNGGVTATDEVTVFVSPATTIAALPAGAKKDGVTYLNGGTSVILSLTAPNKTTAYVLGDFNNWLADTKYQMSKTSATDNVNTRWWVKIDGLTAGQEYAYQYLVDGVRVADPYTEKVLDPNNDQYIPAVTYPNLKAYPTGKTTGIVSVLQTNAPEYTWQVTNFQRPSKLDMVVYELLVRDFVARHDYKTVTDSLDYIKRLGINVLELLPVNEFEGNESWGYNPSFYFAPDKYYGTKNDLKKLIDEAHKRGIAVVLDMVLNHSFGQSPMVQLYSSNSPWFNATPTHPYNVGTDFNHESDYTRYFSKEVIKFWLQEYHIDGYRYDLAGGFSQVQKTEATYESVFDQSRVNIWKDYYAAQQAASAGSYAILETFVATEEAKALSAAGLMLWGKMTTNYNEATMGYNDGSKSDFSYGYFKQRGFTEPNLVTYMESHDEDRLMYKNLRFGNSAGSYSVKNLNTALARQELAAAFFFTVPGPRMIWQFGEVGYDKGIFMCPDGKYPGDDETDPKNYGKDQSCKLSNKPALWDYYDNANRRRLYDVYRSLIQLKKDEPVFENYTSFTQDVGGAVKSIHLNNTDQNVTVLGNFDVKSATVNPKFQKAGTWYNYLDGTSLKIKNTDSTFTLAPGQYYVYLSKKVAKPAGTVLATRNERAAMALGYSVAPNPTSSVALLRYTLPQATAVQVTVLNLLGATVRTLPGTGKQSAGAHTLSIPVENLANGIYLIRMQAGEQQVTTRLQVQH, encoded by the coding sequence ATGAAATCACTTCGACTTCTCATGCTATGGCTGGTCAGCCTGGCCACGCTGCCCGTAGTGCAGGCCCAGGTGGTTACGGCCCAGCCAACCTTCTTCACGGCTACCGATCAGGTGACGCTTACCTTCGACGCAACTCAGGGTACTGGTGGTTTGAAAGGCTACACCGGTGACGTATACATCTGGACTGGCGTTATCACGGACAAGAGCACCAATGATAGTGATTGGAAAGCCGTGGTGGGTACGAGCTTTAGCGCTCCTATTGCTAAGGAGAAGATGACGCGTAGCACCACCAATGCTAACCTCTATACCATCACCCTCACTCCCCGTACCTACTACGATAAGCTTGCTGCTACGGATAAGATCCTGAAGCTGGCAATGGTTTTCCGGGGTGCCAATGGCTCACCTGAAGGCAAGGGCACCGGCGGCAAAGACATTCTGGTGGATGTGGCGCAAACGTCTGCGCTGTCCGTACGACTCACCAGCCCCACCACGGGCCAGTTCGTTACTAAAAATTCCAGCGTAAGCGTATCGGGCACGGCCTCGGCGGCATCTACTCTCACCCTTACGCTGAATGGCACGCAGGTAGATCAGAAAACCAGCGCTACCACCCTGACCAAGGACGTTACCCTGACCCAGGAGGGAAGCAATGTGCTGAAACTAACGGCTACCAACGGCGGCGTTACGGCCACAGACGAAGTAACCGTGTTTGTAAGCCCGGCTACTACCATTGCCGCTCTGCCAGCAGGTGCCAAGAAAGATGGAGTTACTTATCTGAATGGCGGCACGTCCGTTATTCTGAGTTTGACGGCCCCAAACAAGACCACCGCTTACGTCCTCGGCGACTTCAATAACTGGCTGGCGGACACCAAGTACCAGATGAGCAAAACCAGCGCCACCGACAACGTGAACACGCGCTGGTGGGTGAAGATTGACGGTCTCACGGCCGGTCAGGAGTATGCTTATCAGTATCTGGTAGATGGTGTGCGCGTAGCGGACCCCTACACCGAGAAAGTGCTGGACCCCAATAATGACCAGTACATTCCGGCTGTTACCTACCCTAACCTGAAGGCGTACCCCACCGGCAAAACCACCGGCATTGTATCCGTACTGCAAACCAATGCCCCGGAGTATACCTGGCAGGTAACCAACTTCCAGCGTCCCAGTAAGTTGGATATGGTGGTATATGAGCTGCTGGTGCGCGACTTTGTAGCGCGCCACGATTACAAAACCGTCACCGATTCTCTGGATTATATTAAACGCTTGGGTATTAATGTACTGGAGCTGCTGCCCGTAAACGAGTTTGAAGGCAACGAAAGCTGGGGCTACAATCCCTCGTTCTACTTTGCTCCTGACAAGTACTACGGCACCAAGAACGACCTGAAGAAACTCATCGACGAAGCGCACAAGCGCGGTATTGCCGTGGTGCTGGATATGGTTCTGAACCACTCCTTCGGCCAGAGCCCCATGGTGCAGCTATACAGCAGCAACAGCCCCTGGTTCAATGCTACGCCTACGCACCCTTATAACGTAGGTACTGACTTCAACCACGAAAGCGACTATACCCGCTATTTCTCGAAAGAAGTAATCAAGTTCTGGCTGCAGGAGTACCACATCGATGGCTACCGCTATGACCTGGCGGGCGGTTTCAGCCAGGTGCAGAAAACAGAGGCTACTTATGAGTCGGTATTTGACCAGTCGCGGGTGAATATCTGGAAAGACTACTACGCCGCGCAGCAGGCGGCCAGCGCCGGCTCCTATGCCATTCTGGAAACGTTTGTGGCTACTGAAGAAGCCAAGGCACTGTCCGCCGCCGGCCTCATGCTGTGGGGCAAAATGACCACCAACTACAATGAGGCCACCATGGGCTACAACGATGGCAGCAAGTCGGACTTCAGCTATGGCTACTTCAAGCAGCGCGGCTTCACGGAGCCCAACCTGGTTACCTACATGGAAAGCCACGACGAGGACCGCCTGATGTACAAGAACCTGCGTTTTGGCAACAGCGCAGGCTCTTACTCGGTGAAGAACCTGAATACGGCCCTGGCCCGTCAGGAATTGGCAGCCGCTTTCTTCTTTACCGTGCCCGGCCCGCGCATGATCTGGCAGTTTGGCGAGGTTGGCTACGACAAGGGCATCTTTATGTGCCCTGACGGCAAGTACCCCGGTGATGATGAAACCGACCCTAAAAACTACGGCAAAGACCAGAGCTGCAAGCTCAGCAACAAGCCGGCCCTGTGGGACTACTACGACAATGCCAACCGTCGTCGCCTCTACGATGTATACCGCAGCCTGATTCAGTTGAAGAAGGATGAGCCGGTATTTGAGAACTACACCTCCTTCACGCAGGATGTTGGCGGCGCCGTGAAATCCATTCACCTGAACAACACGGACCAGAATGTTACGGTGCTGGGCAACTTCGATGTGAAGTCGGCTACGGTGAACCCCAAGTTCCAGAAAGCGGGCACCTGGTACAACTACCTGGACGGCACCAGCCTCAAAATCAAGAATACCGACAGCACCTTCACGCTGGCTCCCGGGCAGTACTACGTGTATCTATCGAAGAAAGTAGCCAAGCCGGCGGGTACGGTGCTGGCTACGCGCAACGAGCGGGCTGCTATGGCGCTGGGCTACTCAGTGGCTCCTAACCCCACCAGCTCGGTCGCCCTGCTGCGCTACACGCTGCCCCAGGCTACGGCCGTGCAAGTAACGGTACTGAACCTGCTGGGCGCCACCGTGCGTACGCTGCCCGGCACGGGCAAGCAGTCGGCCGGGGCGCATACTCTCAGCATCCCGGTGGAAAACCTGGCCAACGGTATCTACCTCATTCGTATGCAGGCCGGTGAGCAGCAGGTAACCACCCGCCTGCAGGTGCAGCACTAA
- a CDS encoding N-acetylglucosamine kinase: MIIIADGGSTKTNWCQIDNAGTKIYFNTEGYNPYFIDTPGIVASLEKSLPDTLPRAEVTEVYYYGAGCSVPEKVEIVERAMRQVFTSSKVYVGHDLLAAARALLGRNMGFAAILGTGTNTCLYNGKDVELNIDSLGYFLGDEGSGSFIGKRLLRDFMRGYLPDGLQDAFKDQYGLTNEEIFDRLYNQPLPNRFLASFSKFAYDHNNISYCREIVLDGFETFFRNLVTHYPNFQNYSFNCVGSVGYNFRDVLEQVAKSHGMEVGKIIRSPIDDLVQYHING, from the coding sequence ATGATCATTATTGCCGACGGCGGCTCTACCAAAACCAACTGGTGCCAGATTGACAATGCGGGCACCAAAATCTATTTCAACACCGAAGGCTACAACCCGTATTTTATTGATACGCCCGGTATAGTAGCCTCTTTGGAAAAGAGCCTGCCTGATACGCTGCCCCGCGCGGAAGTGACGGAAGTATATTACTATGGCGCCGGCTGCTCCGTCCCGGAGAAGGTAGAGATTGTAGAGCGCGCTATGCGGCAGGTTTTCACCAGCTCGAAAGTATATGTGGGCCACGATTTGCTGGCCGCTGCCCGGGCCCTGCTGGGCCGCAATATGGGCTTTGCCGCCATTCTGGGTACCGGCACCAACACCTGCCTGTATAATGGCAAAGACGTGGAGCTGAACATTGATTCGCTGGGGTATTTCCTGGGCGATGAAGGCAGCGGCTCGTTCATTGGCAAGCGCCTGCTGCGCGACTTCATGCGCGGCTACCTGCCCGATGGTTTACAGGATGCCTTTAAAGACCAGTATGGCCTGACCAATGAGGAAATCTTTGACCGTCTCTACAACCAGCCCCTGCCCAACCGCTTCCTGGCCTCGTTCAGCAAGTTTGCCTACGACCACAACAACATCAGCTACTGCCGCGAGATTGTACTGGATGGGTTTGAAACCTTCTTCCGCAACCTGGTAACGCATTATCCCAACTTCCAGAACTACTCCTTCAACTGCGTGGGCTCCGTGGGCTATAACTTCCGCGACGTGCTGGAGCAGGTGGCCAAAAGCCACGGCATGGAAGTGGGTAAAATCATCCGCTCCCCTATCGATGACCTGGTGCAATACCACATCAATGGCTAA
- a CDS encoding T9SS type A sorting domain-containing protein encodes MRKLLTLAAAGALASAAFTAQAQVVLDGQVLPTENYTKIGEYTSTVRGFGPHGLAALYAKTTDTKLYIALTGALETNGNSFQIYLNIPGKTGVPSGTALPASNITGTSFQAAKPVMEMEVDYAFGVKGGATASTGSIIDYTRLVGTGTDAKATDQVIGDLANLGTAVTVPAATTGNLNKTRMAFLNVNLLTAHTGTEGLEIELDKADLGIANDAVIQLFAAQNNGDGGFFSSDVIPEVTGNTAPQTAPIGTNNEGNLGTNPNFVTLPGTQVINYTATITASRAEVARTLGFGIYPNPAREAKIVYTVQGRQDVALEVVNLLGQRVRTLAAVKQAGRQEYKLSDLRAGTYLVKLRVGDQLTSQKLVIN; translated from the coding sequence ATGAGAAAATTACTTACTCTCGCTGCGGCAGGCGCCTTAGCGTCCGCTGCCTTTACTGCCCAGGCCCAAGTGGTATTAGACGGCCAAGTGCTGCCAACGGAGAACTACACGAAAATAGGTGAGTATACCAGCACCGTGCGAGGCTTCGGCCCACATGGCCTGGCAGCACTTTATGCCAAAACCACCGATACCAAACTGTACATTGCCCTGACTGGTGCGCTGGAAACTAATGGTAACTCTTTTCAGATATATCTGAACATACCTGGAAAAACAGGAGTGCCTTCTGGTACTGCCTTACCCGCCAGCAATATTACCGGCACTTCCTTTCAGGCGGCAAAGCCTGTAATGGAAATGGAAGTTGACTATGCCTTTGGTGTGAAAGGTGGTGCCACGGCTTCTACCGGAAGCATTATTGATTATACCCGCCTGGTAGGCACAGGTACAGATGCTAAAGCTACGGATCAAGTAATTGGAGACTTAGCTAATCTGGGTACAGCAGTAACTGTACCGGCCGCTACCACGGGTAATCTGAACAAAACCAGAATGGCGTTTCTTAATGTCAACTTACTCACGGCTCATACCGGGACGGAAGGACTGGAAATTGAGTTGGATAAAGCTGATTTAGGCATTGCCAATGATGCCGTGATACAGCTATTCGCAGCGCAGAATAACGGTGACGGTGGCTTCTTCTCTTCGGATGTTATTCCGGAGGTGACGGGAAATACGGCACCGCAAACTGCTCCCATCGGCACTAATAATGAAGGTAACCTAGGAACCAACCCCAATTTTGTTACGCTTCCTGGAACCCAGGTTATTAATTATACGGCCACTATCACGGCCAGCCGTGCGGAAGTAGCGCGTACCCTCGGTTTTGGTATTTACCCTAATCCCGCCCGCGAAGCTAAAATCGTGTATACGGTGCAAGGCCGGCAGGATGTAGCCCTAGAAGTGGTGAACCTGCTGGGCCAGCGCGTACGCACGCTGGCGGCTGTTAAGCAGGCAGGTCGGCAGGAGTATAAGCTCTCTGATTTGCGGGCCGGTACTTACCTGGTAAAGCTGCGCGTAGGCGACCAGCTGACCAGCCAGAAGCTGGTGATTAACTAA
- a CDS encoding SusE domain-containing protein has product MKNWLTQLVGVCAAVFLFSSCEKDEVKVVAQPGDAPTLTASAASVSLVQENASSPAVKYTWKPASYGYSAAQTYTIQFDKKDNKFAKPYNVNAGSSLEKTFTVSEINAAMLALGLTPGTDSQVEVRVVSNLTTNAPANPVKAMMSASTTLSGSPYLSFITYPALYVPGNHQGWSPQTAPLLASPADDKVYEGYVNFTEAGGFKFTPARNWDNDFGSDGTAFGLKPKGSDLMIPGAGYYRIIVNLNTNSYSLLKTSWGIIGSATANDWNSDTPMTYDATKGVWTITTALKAGEMKFRTNSWDADKNFGDNEPNGMPDYDGKNIQITEAGTYTITLDLSKGKGNYSYSLAKQ; this is encoded by the coding sequence ATGAAAAATTGGCTTACCCAACTAGTAGGGGTCTGTGCAGCCGTCTTTCTTTTTTCTTCTTGCGAGAAGGATGAAGTAAAAGTTGTAGCTCAGCCAGGTGACGCTCCTACGCTCACGGCTTCTGCTGCCAGCGTTTCGCTGGTACAGGAAAATGCCAGCTCGCCTGCTGTAAAGTATACCTGGAAGCCAGCCTCCTATGGCTATAGCGCTGCCCAAACGTACACTATCCAGTTTGACAAGAAGGACAACAAGTTTGCGAAACCGTATAACGTCAACGCGGGCAGCAGCTTGGAAAAGACCTTCACCGTAAGTGAAATTAACGCTGCTATGCTGGCGCTTGGTCTGACCCCGGGCACCGACTCGCAGGTAGAGGTACGGGTGGTTTCTAACCTGACCACGAATGCGCCTGCAAACCCAGTAAAAGCCATGATGTCGGCTTCTACTACCCTGTCAGGCTCTCCTTATCTTTCTTTCATTACCTATCCGGCCCTTTATGTACCGGGTAACCATCAGGGCTGGAGCCCGCAAACGGCTCCTCTGCTGGCCTCGCCCGCTGATGATAAGGTGTATGAAGGCTACGTGAACTTCACGGAAGCTGGTGGCTTCAAATTCACGCCTGCCCGCAACTGGGACAATGACTTTGGTAGCGATGGTACTGCCTTTGGTCTGAAGCCGAAAGGCAGCGACCTGATGATTCCAGGTGCCGGCTACTACAGAATCATTGTAAACCTGAATACTAACAGCTATTCCCTGCTCAAGACGTCCTGGGGCATCATTGGCTCCGCTACGGCCAATGATTGGAATTCTGATACGCCCATGACCTATGACGCTACCAAAGGCGTATGGACCATTACTACCGCTCTTAAAGCTGGTGAAATGAAGTTCCGTACCAACAGCTGGGATGCCGACAAGAACTTTGGCGACAACGAGCCTAATGGTATGCCTGACTACGATGGTAAAAACATCCAGATTACCGAGGCTGGCACCTATACGATTACCCTTGATTTAAGCAAAGGCAAGGGCAACTATAGCTATTCCTTAGCTAAGCAATAG
- a CDS encoding RagB/SusD family nutrient uptake outer membrane protein, which produces MKNKFVRSIGVAMLLAASLSPLSSCVSELDQSPDFLTNTEVVYRDPAQIQQVLARLYATLAVSGQEGPAGLPDITGIDEGFSNYLRQYWGAQELTTDEAIIGWNDGNLPDYNKLTWNANNEFVRAIYDRIFYQISLCNEFIRQTTPEKLNERGISETEQAKIRTYRAEARFLRALSYWHGIDMFGNIPFADETSTVGSTPPPQQSRQFVFDYIEKELKAIDADLLAPKAVYARADKAAAWMLLSKLYLNAQVYTGKERNNDAAIYAAKVLDANTYSLAPNYEELFLADNDKTAARDEVIFPVAFDGLHTKTYGGMTFLVHAAVGGSMSPAEFGINGGWGGNRTKKNLVELFPGEAESTDERALFYTPGQKKEINDIFTFTDGYAITKFKNVTSTGAQGSDTEGNFPDTDFPMFRLADDYLMYAEAVLRGGAPVGGRTALDAVNTVRERAGATALASVDLEDILDERGRELYWEGHRRTDLIRFGKYTGGEYVWPFKGGVKEGAAVDNFRVLFPIPTTDLIANPNLKQNPGY; this is translated from the coding sequence ATGAAAAATAAATTTGTACGCAGTATAGGGGTAGCCATGCTGCTTGCTGCTTCTCTTTCACCACTTTCGTCGTGCGTGAGTGAGCTGGACCAGTCGCCTGACTTTCTGACCAACACAGAGGTAGTTTACCGCGACCCCGCCCAGATTCAGCAGGTATTGGCGCGTCTGTATGCCACGCTGGCCGTGAGTGGTCAGGAAGGTCCTGCGGGCCTGCCCGATATTACCGGTATTGATGAAGGCTTCTCCAACTATCTGCGTCAGTACTGGGGTGCCCAGGAACTGACCACGGATGAGGCTATCATTGGCTGGAACGACGGCAACCTGCCCGACTACAACAAGCTGACCTGGAACGCTAACAACGAGTTTGTACGGGCTATTTACGACCGTATTTTCTACCAGATTTCCCTCTGCAACGAGTTCATCCGGCAGACCACGCCGGAGAAGCTGAACGAGCGGGGCATCTCGGAAACCGAGCAGGCCAAGATCAGAACCTACCGCGCCGAGGCCCGCTTCCTGCGTGCCCTCAGCTACTGGCATGGTATCGATATGTTCGGTAACATTCCTTTCGCCGATGAAACTTCGACCGTAGGCAGCACGCCTCCGCCGCAGCAGTCGCGCCAGTTTGTTTTCGATTATATCGAGAAAGAGCTGAAGGCTATTGATGCCGACCTGCTGGCCCCCAAAGCAGTGTATGCCCGTGCCGATAAGGCGGCGGCCTGGATGCTACTCTCGAAGCTGTATCTGAATGCCCAGGTATACACCGGCAAAGAGCGCAACAACGACGCGGCCATTTATGCGGCAAAAGTTCTGGACGCTAACACGTACAGCCTGGCCCCTAACTACGAGGAGCTTTTCCTGGCTGACAACGACAAAACCGCTGCCCGTGACGAAGTTATCTTCCCGGTAGCATTTGACGGCCTGCACACCAAAACCTACGGTGGCATGACCTTCCTGGTGCACGCGGCAGTAGGTGGCAGCATGAGCCCGGCTGAGTTCGGTATCAATGGCGGCTGGGGCGGTAACCGCACCAAGAAAAACCTGGTGGAGTTGTTCCCCGGCGAAGCTGAAAGCACCGATGAGCGTGCTCTGTTCTACACGCCCGGCCAGAAAAAGGAAATCAACGACATCTTCACCTTCACGGATGGCTATGCCATTACGAAGTTTAAGAACGTGACTTCCACCGGCGCTCAGGGTTCCGACACGGAAGGCAACTTCCCCGACACGGACTTCCCCATGTTCCGTCTGGCTGATGATTACCTGATGTACGCCGAAGCAGTTCTGCGTGGTGGTGCCCCCGTGGGTGGCCGCACGGCGCTGGATGCGGTTAACACGGTACGTGAGCGGGCTGGCGCTACGGCACTGGCCTCCGTTGATCTGGAAGATATTCTGGATGAGCGCGGCCGTGAGCTGTACTGGGAAGGTCACCGCCGCACGGACCTGATTCGCTTCGGCAAATACACCGGTGGCGAGTATGTATGGCCTTTCAAAGGTGGCGTGAAAGAGGGTGCTGCCGTGGATAACTTCCGCGTGCTGTTCCCCATTCCTACTACCGACCTGATTGCTAACCCGAACCTGAAGCAAAACCCAGGTTATTAA